A single Aspergillus puulaauensis MK2 DNA, chromosome 7, nearly complete sequence DNA region contains:
- a CDS encoding isopenicillin N synthase family dioxygenase (COG:Q;~EggNog:ENOG410PG78;~InterPro:IPR026992,IPR027443,IPR005123;~PFAM:PF03171,PF14226;~antiSMASH:Cluster_7.4;~go_function: GO:0016491 - oxidoreductase activity [Evidence IEA];~go_process: GO:0055114 - oxidation-reduction process [Evidence IEA]): MKQTMSLDFTSIPVLDFSQTKSPATKPIFLAELQNALVKVGFFYIKNHVIPEDIQTELIRHSVRFFDLPTEKKLEVDMVNSRHYLGYVRVGNEKSSEKIDYRETFTLGMDNPAPGPDEPLYYNMVGPGQWPDESSIPGFRQAVRNYLSAVHRLAGEFKVLVAEALDLEPTALLRFFNDRPGDRFKLIKYPQPSSISSKGEEEGQEGFSGIGPHKDGTFLTFLLQGTAHSGLEIQNKRGEWIPAQPIPGTLVVNIGRMFEALTGGICTATTHRVNLREENFVDEAGNLLGPRYSFPMFLPFRLDLAESEMPLKMPDHIVDSVRGEKVESDARGMSQAVYNVQVGDGVFMGSAIKHPRVAHRWYPEILARSQAASI, from the exons ATGAAACAAACCATGTCGTTAGATTTCACCTCGATCCCGGTTCTCGACTTCTCTCAGACCAAGTCCCCGGCCACCAAGCCAATCTTCCTAGCCGAGCTCCAAAATGCTCTGGTGAAAGTGGGGTTCTTTTATATCAAGAACCATGTCATCCCTGAGGACATCCAGACGGAGTTGATACGCCATTCCGTCCGGTTTTTTGATCTCCCGAcagagaagaagctggaggtggaCATGGTCAATAGTAGACATTACCTTGGCTATGTGAGAGTGGGGAACGAAAAGAGCTCCGAAAAGATTGATTATCGCGAGACCTTCACT CTCGGAATGGATAATCCAGCCCCTGGTCCTGATGAGCCATTATATTATAACATGGTAGGCCCCGGCCAG TGGCCAGATGAGTCGAGTATTCCGGGCTTTCGTCAAGCAGTGCGTAACTATCTCTCCGCCGTGCATCGTCTGGCGGGCGAGTTCAAAGTTCTCGTGGCAGAAGCCCTTGACCTAGAACCAACAGCGTTGCTGCGGTTCTTCAACGACCGTCCCGGGGATAGGTTCAAGTTGATTAAATATCCACAGCCATCATCCATCAGTTccaagggcgaagaagaaggccaagaggGGTTCTCAGGGATAGGCCCACACAAGGACGGAACCTTCCTGACCTTCCTTCTCCAGGGGACAGCGCACAGTGGGTTAGAAATCCAGAACAAGAGGGGCGAATGGATCCCTGCTCAACCCATCCCGGGGACACTGGTAGTAAACATCGGCCGGATGTTTGAGGCTTTGACTGGCGGAATATGCACTGCCACCACGCACCGCGTCAATCTGAGGGAGGAAAACTTCGTGGATGAGGCGGGGAATTTGCTGGGTCCGCGATATTCGTTCCCGATGTTTCTGCCGTTTCGACTAGACCTGGCCGAATCCGAGATGCCGTTGAAGATGCCGGACCATATTGTGGATTCGGTGAGGGGGGAGAAGGTGGAATCAGATGCAAGAGGCATGTCTCAGGCAGTTTACAATGTGCAAGTCGGAGATGGTGTTTTTATGGGCAGTGCCATTAAACATCCCCGTGTTGCTCACAGATGGTACCCCGAAATCCTTGCTAGGTCTCAGGCAGCCAGTATCTAG